Within the Candidatus Zixiibacteriota bacterium genome, the region ATTATTAATTATGCTCGTATCGCTTTTTGTTTTATAATCTCTGCGGAATTACATTTCCATAACAATCGAAACAACTCGATATCTATTTTATCGGTTGATTTATTGCCGGGGCGATAATTACTTGGATTTTTCAATATCTTTTAAAGGGATATCATCACAATGGCTGCATTTATCACAATGATCAAGGTCTTTGCAATGATAACCGAATTCATCCAGCCATTTTATATTGACATGGGGGCAGTTTTCCACATATTCAACGAATTTGATTATTCGATTGATTATATTTTTCGATATGGCATGTTCCATTTTACAGGCGGCATCATCGGCTTCATCTTCATCAACATGCAGTACTTTTATCAGAAATTCTTTCAGGGCCGTATGGCGATTGACAACATCATTGGCAATTCGTTTACCCGTCGGGGTCAGGCGGATTAACCCATATGGCTTATAATAAACAAGGTTTTTTTTGGCCAGTGATTGCAATGCTTTGGTTACCGCCGAATAAGTTATCCTGAGGCGTTTGGATATTTCCTTGGTACGAGCGGCCCCATTTTCTTTTTCAATATGGAGTATCGCTTCGAGATAGTCTTCCTGACTCGATGTTAGGACTATTTTCGGCAACCTCTATTACTCCAATTTATACCGATTTAATCTACCCAATAACCGATGACATGTCAAGGTAATCGGTAAATAGTATTTCAATTGACAAAAAAACAGGACGACCGGGCAATAATCTACCCGGCCGTCCTGTTTTAATAATAGGTGTAATATCTCTTTAATTACTATTCGCAGATTGGTTCAGGTCCCCCTTTATATAGGTAATATTCATTTTATTAATCCACGCCGAATTGCAATCTCATCATTAATCGATCGGCCTGAAACTCCTCATCATAGCCGGGCAGAGCGCCATCCTCAGCATATACCAGGCAGGTCTGATAATCGAATTTTATACGGGTATAGCCGGGGCCGATCCCAAAATCGACACCCACAGTCAGATATGAACTGGTGTAGTCACCGTCAAGGTCGGCGGCTTGATTCCACCATTGATACTGTACATATGGACGAACATACTTGATATTATCGTTTTTCAGGGAAATACTATATCCCGCCTGGATATAAAATGCCCTCATTTTAAGATCTTCAAACGGGGCCTTGGTTACCTTGGCCATATTGCTGGAATCCTTCCAGATGGCCGAGTAGTAGGGAATATCGAGCAGATCTTTAAATCCCTTGCCTATATAACCCTCCCCCCTTATCAGAAAATTATTGGCGTTATAATCAAATCCAAAACTGGCCCGATAACCGTCATATATCATTGTTTTGGGAATCCATGAATACAAGAAATCGTCTCTTCCCCCGTTGGGATCGTGAACACTATCTTTGACCGAATACGAGGAATTCCAGCGCCACAAGGTAAAACTTCCGGCAAATGATAAACCTTCGACCGGAGTCCGATATTGAGCTCCGATATTAATATCATATTCGTCTTCAAGGGTACCTCCGGAACCCTCGGCCATTACGAGCTGAACCAGACAACCTGTCCCGTTTTCAAAATCTCTTTCATACTCGATGATGGCTCCGAGTGGATGACAGGGGCTGAATTTTTTGGCGAACAGGGGCTTTTCGGCCGATAGTAATTCAATGCATTCCTGATGCATTTCAAAACCCCGCAGGACATGCCCTTTGGTAAATCCGGCCTTGAGATACGGGAAAAATTTGTAAAGAACTCCGGCTTCCATGACCATAAACCCTCCATCCAGACAAAGGGCCGAGCCGACTTCAAGATTATATTCCAAATGGTCCCGATATTGACCGTCGACGACAATCATGGCATCGCGAATATCGAATCCATTATCGGCGGGTTTTTCGGATCCGGCGAAATATGTGGAGTCCCCGTTAAAAAAGGCGGTTCCCTGTAAAACGACAACCGCCGACACTTTCGGCAACTGAATCTCCTCATCCGATTCCTGTTGACCGGCCAACAAAGATATATTGGCAGTCATTAAGAACATGGCAATTGCGATAACCCATTTAGCGATATTTCCCATCTTTCGACTCCTCTGACGAGAGCAACAATAAAAATTCACAAAATTACATAATGTTAACTTTATACAACATTATGTCATACTTACAACAATTGTCAAGTGTTTTTTCGAAAATTTACGGATGTTTTCTTGCCTGGATTGAATTTACGGATTACGCGGGATTTTTTATAATTCCGATTTTAATGAGGCAAGAGATACGTCAAAACACCTCTTGCGGCGCAACGATTTAAAATGGAATAATGAAAAGTCAATGTCTTCGTCTAATCGCAGACATGGGTTAACGGATATTTATCGTATTATGTATGCCACTCCGTTCGGGAGGCTATTGCCCGTTTATATCAGACCGTTGTATCCTGAATAGAAGCCTGCGGCCCGGATTTCGGTTTTATTCACGACCATTCTTCACAAGACCAATAATTATCGCGGTCCTCATCCGAAGCCCCCCGCTCAATCCACCGCAGAAATGACGATTTAACCGATTGTCTGTTTAAACACAAATATCGCCGGCATGCATTTTCGGCCTTTGTGATTATCGGGGATGACTTAACTCGACTAAAGACAAACCAGTATAAAATTATTAAAGGCAATCGCATCCTATATCCGGGATTCCGAACCAGAGGCACAGACTGGTAAATATCATGATGATACCTATTAAAATCACGATTTCAATCGCATATTTTGCTCTGCCTGGTATCATAAACCTTTGAAAATGGTCACGTCGAAAGTATGTAAATTACCTGTTCAATAATGAATCCAGTCGGGGTATGTACCAGGGCATCAAAACCGCCATTTTATCACGATAATAAATGGCCTTTTCGCGATCGCCCCGAATCCTATTTTCGAACATGCATAGATCTAAAATTGCAGTATAAACCAGAGTATCATGAGAATAGACTTCCTTCAACAACCGATAGCCATCATCAAGATAGCCGTTATCTTTGAGAATATCGGACATATAGTATTTGGTATAGGGGAACAGGGTATCCGGAACTATCTGGGATGCCTGCCGGTAAGCATTGTAGGAGCCCTGAACATCGCCTTCTTTATTCTTATTGAAGCCTTCGGTGAAATAACCGACAAATGCCGGAGGGATATCCATTACCGGTGGTTTATCGATATCATGATATCGCTTGAAGACATCATGCAAAAAGCCATCGAAATAAAACCCAATAGCCCGATAATTTTTCAAAAAGGCGCTATAAAGACATAATGATCGTTCAGCCGGGGCCGACGGTTTGGAGCCGGTTGAAAACATGATATAATCAGGTTTCTGACTGAGAACATAGGCGCTGTTAAACTTTCTTTCTTTCCAGGTAGTTTCCATGCCTGAAACCGGTTCTTCGGGATGGCGGGCGATAACGGAATCAGTCAGACCCAGCAGATCGATAATCCTGTGATCGTTCAATTCATAACCGACTATGCCGATGGTCGATATCGCCAGACTGAAGTCGGATTTATCCACGGACTTTAAATTATCGGCAATGTGCTTCAATTTGGAGGTCAGCCCCACTTCATAGATATAATAATATATAACGTGTTTTATGGGGATTATTGTCTGCCATATAATTAATAAAACCAGAATCCCGGTCGTGAGCGCCTTTTTCCGAATAAGCAGGGAAAGCCCGTAGACCATAAATAGAATAATCAAAGGCATTACGGGAACAAAAAAGCGATGGACTTTAAGGACATCACCCCCTATCAGGATTATATAAGCCAGATAACAAATGGAAATCAGAGCTATGGATTTTACCGATTGGGAAGACTTTTTAAGATAATAAAGAGCCGGAAGAAGGAATACTCCGGCTCCTAGATAATGCCAGAAATACTTGGCCACATATTCCAACCCATCGGCAAGTTTATCAAGACTGAGTCCCGTTTTGGCATAAAAGGTATTAGGGATCACTCCACCGTAATAAACAATTTTGAAAAACATATACGGCAGAAGAGAAAGAACATAAACCGATAATATTCCGACCAGAAGTGACGTTAGACGTCTATTAACAACCATTTCATAGATAATTATTATCATAAAGAGAAGCCCGCCTTCGGGACGAAGCAGAGTTGCCAGTACCAGCAACGGACCGGTAAGATGCGACCGCTTCAGATAAAGATACAATGAGGCCGTCATGGCCGCGCTGAATGCGGCCGTTTCCAGACCGGAAATTGTCCAGTATGCAAAAGAGAGTGCGGATCCGAGAATAAGAGCAATCATACCTCGGTATAGCCGCTCATTCCCGATAATCAAACCGGACAGGAAATAGAGTATGATTATAGTCCCCACACCACATATAACACCCATAATTTTGGAGAACAGGATAATATTGAATCCGACCATCCGGGCCAGAACCAGTATTATTGTCCAGAGGAAATTAGTATAACCCTCGATATGTTCTCCGGCATTGAAAACCAGTCCGTGACCGTCAAGATAATTTTCGACATATCTAAAACTGATATAGGCATCATCCTGGGTAAAATTAAACCAAACTGCCATGGCTATGTGAATAGCTATGGCTAATATCAGAAGGATCAGCCCGATTCGATAATCGGATTGAGAATGTTTGTGACTTTTTCCGGATCTTTTTTTTGATGCGCTACTGGTATGCATCAGTCTTTCAATTTATAATACAGCTCTATATATCGACGCGCACTATTATCCCATGAAAAATCCCGACTCATTCCTTGTTTGACGATTTTGTGCCAGATCCTCCGCCGGCTATACAACTGAACGGCTTTTCTAATGGCCGCCAGAAGTTCCATGGAATCGTATTTTTCAAAAACGAAACCGGTTCCGGTAAGGTTTCTTTCATCGAAATCGATTACGGTATCGGCCAGACCGCCGGTTTTTCTGACAACCGGTACCGTCCCGTATTTCAGGCTGTACATTTGGTTCAGTCCGCAGGGTTCATACCTCGACGGCATCAAAAAAATATCGCATCCGGCCTCGATCAAATGAGCCAGACGGTTATCAAAGGTTAAGAAAGCCTTGAATCGGTCGGGATATTTTTTTTCAATACTGTTGAAGAAGTCATGATAATTTTCATCACCCGTACCCAGCAGGACAAATTGAAGATCAAGGCTCATAATGTCATCCATGATATCTTCAAGCAGGTCGAATCCCTTTTGAATATCAAGTCTGGAGATTACTCCAATTAAGGGCTGTTCGATTCGAAGAGGAAAATTGCACAGGTGCAGGAGCTCCAGCTTATTCTTTTTCTTGCCGGACAGGTTATCGATAAAGTAATGATGCGGTATTTGGGAGTCACGTTTCGGGGACCAGATAGTGTAATCGACGCCATTGATAATACCCACAATATCCCGGGATCTCTCTTTCAGGACCCCCTGAAGACCCTTACCGAATTCATCGCTGTTCTGGATTTCTTCGGCATAAGTCGGCGAAACGGTTGTAATCCTGTCGGAATAGACTATGGCGGCCTTCATGAAATTGACATCGCCCCAGAATTCAAACGGTCCGGTTGCGGCAAACAGGGCAGGATCAAGATTCGTTTTTTCAAAGGCTGCCGCCGGAAATTTCCCCTGGTATCCCATATTATGTATCGTAAAGATGGATTTTACGCCCTGATAAAAGTTATCCAGGGAATATTCGGTTTTAAGGAAAGCCGGAACCAAGGCACTTTGCCAGTCATTGGCGTGTAAAATATCGGGGCGCCAATCCAATAATTTTAGCGTTCTGAGAACCGCCCGGCTGAAGAAAATAAATCGCTCGTCGTTATCCCTATAGTCGTTATCCGTGGCCGGATCGCGATATAATTCCTCGCGATCGAAAAAATAATCATTATCGATAAAATAATACTCCGGGTTACCCTCGGTGTCCGGCAGAACAAACACTCTGCCCCTAAAATTATTCCGACCGACCGGAATATCCAATTCAATATTCAATCTTTTCAAACCCGGATACTGCCGTGTGATCTGACGATATTTCGGCATGAAGAGTTTAACGGAATGCCCTTGTTTAGTTACCGCCCGTGGTAAGGCACCTGAAACATCGGCCAGCCCGCCCGTTTTGGCAAACGGAACCGCTTCCGGCGTGATAAAGGCTATTTTCAAACCACCCATAACACCTACGAGTGAATGGAAACACCGAAAAGTTCTTCGGCCTGTGATGTGTCGATTCTCCGCATAAAGTCAGCCGCATCCTCGGGAAGAGTGGGATTTATATAAAATCCCGAACCCCATTCGAAACCGGCAATCTTGGTTAATTTTGGAATAATTTCTATATGCCAATGATAGACTTCATCATAATCATGTCCGACCGGGGCCGAATGAAGAATATAATTAAAAGGCGGATTATTCAAAGCAATCCGGATACGGTTTAATATATCTTTCAGGGCTTCGGCCAAATAGCGATAGTTATCATCGGCAATGTCGGTCAGATGGGAAATGTGCTGTTTGGGCATCAGCCAGGTTTCAAACGGAAAACGTGAGGCAAATGGTTCGAAGGCCACGAAGTCTCCATAGTCGCTGACAATCCGAACCTTGTCATTCAATTCCTGCTTGATAATATCACAAAAAATACATCGCTCTTTAAAATTATGGTACCGCACAGCTCCGTTTATTTCTTCTTCCACTTTCTTGGGGATGATCGGTGTGGCAATGAGCTGGCTATGGGTATGTTCAAGCGATGCCCCAGCCGCTTCACCGTGATTTTTAAAAATTAAAATGTATTTGAATCGATGGTCTCTTTGAAGATCCAGCGTTCTTTCACGATAGGACCAGAGGACGTTTTTAATTTCATCAATGGTTAAATCGGCTAAGTCCCGGGCATGATCGGGAGTCTCGATAATGACTTCATGGGCCCCGATTCCATTCATCTTATCATATATACCCTGGGGCTCGCGATCCAGTTTTCCTTCGACCCTGAGGGCAGGATATTTGTTCGAAATGACTCTAAGAAACCATCCGGCTTTGTTGGGTTCACTTCCGTTTTTCCGATAAGCCAGAATCTCCGGCGGGGTACTCGATTCGTTGCCCGGACAAAACGGGCACATCTTGGGCTCTTCGTGTTTAGGCAGATTGCCAAAACTCGACGGACGTTTACCCCGATCGGTGGATATGATCACCCATCGTCCCATTATCGGGTCTTTACGAAATTCCGGCATCAGACAACCCCAATCCCTTCAACGTTCGGGTAAACCAGACCGGGTCTGAATTTTAAGTCGCTGTTTAATAACATGTTTACTTCAACATATCGACATAAGCCATCACAGCTGTAATAATTTGAGGAGACTATTTCTGTTTGTCAAGGGCCTGAACGCTAATATTCTCCAATCTTTTCCGCATGGCATCGGATAATTTCATATCCCTTCGGGACATAGCCCGATCTATCGTTTCCATTGCTTTAACAAAGCTGTAGTTCATTTTGTGCCGGGGAGAATACCAGGTAAAGGGCGGAATTTCGCCATCGGTTATTATCCCATCCGATATCAGATTACAGCATATACCGATATTTATTCCTGTATTTAAAAGAGTTCCGATGGCCGTCCGGGTAAAATCACCAATAAAAGACCCCACCTTGAGCCGACCGGTATCGATTTTCTGGCCATTGATATAACTGCTGACGGTCGCATAATTGTTCTTTAAATCCGAATTGGTCGTCATTGCTCCAAGGTTAATCCATTCGCCCAGATAGGCATGGCCGACAAAGCCGGCGTGATATTTATTGGTATAGCCCTGTATAATCGATTCCTCCAACTCTCCCCCAACCCGGCAGACCGGTCCGATGGAAGAGGCCGTTATTTTGCCGCCGACCAGATGGCTTTCGCGACCGATATAGGTCGGCCCTACAAGATATGTATGAGGTTCGATGCGAACCTTACTCCCGACAAATATTGGCCCCGCGGATGCATCGATAACATTGCCGGGTAAAACGCTCGCATCAGAAGCGATATATATATTCTCAACTCCCAGGAAGTTCACCCCGGGGAATATCCGGCTTCTTTTTTCCATATTGTCATAACTGATCAGAAAGCCGTCGTCATCATTCTGATGACGGAAATATTCGAAATCATCTTTTATTTCGGATTCAATACTATCCACCAAGTCCCAGAGATGACCATACAGGTTGATTTCAATATCCATGGTTTCAGCGGATTGCCGGAATTTATCAAAAAAACCGCCCAGATCACCATTCTTCAGAAGGGTATATTCTCTCTCAGGCAATGTGCCGATCATTTTAAAAGCGGCCACATCCTCCCCTGATTGAAGGATAACATTCCGGCCGGCCTTTTTCAGAGCTTCAAAAAAATCGAGATTCGGCCTGATAGCGCCATTAACAAAAATGATTTCGTCAAATCCCTTATCCTCAAAATCATTAACCGGGTAACGAGTCTGCTCGGCGGCAATTTGAGCGATTTCGGGCCGACAAAACAGGTATGGCGCGTAGCCGCCAAAAGAATTGATTACCTTTTCAAAAATCGACCTGATACCCGGTCTCAGAAAAAATACCGGCCGGATCCAGGTTAAAGGATAAAAATCCTCATATTTATGATCTTCGTAGATTATCAAGCATTTCGCCATATTGACCATCCATTTCAATATTATTTTTCATATCACACAACATAACCTGCTGACAACGATGCGTAACAGAGTTGCCAGAAGGTCTGTAAAGATTTATGATTGGCATGAAGTAATACCCTATCGACCGGGCAGGGATGAATTTTATACCTTGTGCACCGAATCCATGGCAATTTGAGTTAGCTCTATATATCCATTTCAGGAAAGCAATACCAGTTCCGATGAATGCAACCGAATGTAGAATTCCAATGATTCGCTGACGATTGTCATTAGCTTCTGCCTCTGACATCGAAATCGTGCCGGAGTTAAGAAGATTCATCTGCATAAAATCTGATATCTGAGAAAGTATGCTGATACCCAATGAAATCCATAAAATAGCCTTCAAAAATTTCGTCAACAATGTGGGGTCTTGGGTGTAATGATATTCTTGAGTATTATAATTCATTCCCAATTGGGACATTATTTTCTCCTATACATCTAACGAATTTTCGAAAATATGCCCTTTCTTGTACTCAAATAAATCAACAGCGGCATGCCCAATAGATAACATGAAGCCAGTTCGCCCAGTCCAATCATCTGGACCACGAATAGATAAGACATACCGGTTATCGGGGCAAGATAGGCCGCCACTCCGAAGGCATTCAAAAGAACCGGCGGAAGAGGCGCCAAGGCCATGCCCGTTTTACTGCTTTTCAACCGGGAACAGAGATATGTTAAATATGCCGCCGCGAGGGTAATTAAAGAACCAAAGATAATATCCTGGAGTCCGTTTCCGCCGAAAATATTAGCCACCAGACATCCCACAAAGAGACCGATAATTGAAGGCGGATAGATGAAAGGCAAAACCGTCAGCGATTCGGAAATCCGGACCTGATAGACTCCATAACTTATCGGGGCCAGGACAATGGTCAGCACCGCATACAGCGCGGCAATAAGACCGGTATAAGCAACATCTCTGGCATTTAACAAGCCCATATTGGGCTAAATAGGCCATAGACCGTTAATAGTCAACTAAAAACTGGGCTAACTTATTGAAACTCTGTGTAAAGAGGCCGTCACGAATTTAAATTACTTTTAAATGACCGACTTTTTCCACCGGGATGCTGATCGTTTTTTCCTGACAACGGTTTGTCATAACCAGCATCCATGAATCCGATTCGACATTCAGGGATACAGCGAATAATCCTGAATAAATTTGCTTTTTATTTTTAAGAGTCACCATCAATTCCGTATTGCTAAACATTGCCCGCAGAAATGTAGCGATTATCAAATCTTTCTCCGGACTAAAGGCCGTAGCCTTCTCAGAAGATAAAATCCGGCCGACACTTAGATTATTCTTTTTACAACAAGGAATAGCAGATATTATTTTTAATTCGATATTCCGGAGTTTTAATCTCAGGGCCGGTGACTTGCAAAGGCATGATCGCCGCAAACAGAAACCTATCAATTCCTGCTCATCCTCGGTAAAATTGAGAGCCGGCAATGAAATATCGCGAGCCAGCCGATAGCCATTATCGTAATAGATGGGGATATTCATACTGGATAAGGCCAGAATATCCCTGAAAACGGTCCGTTTTGAAACCCCGCACTCCTGCTGCAATTCTTCCAATGTAAGTTTTTTTCGGGTCCTGAACAGGTTGACGATGAATAACAATCTTTCCGCTTTGGACATAACTCCCCACTCCCTAAAAAAGCAAACCCAAGTTAATACTCACCCCTGACATCTCCTGTCAGTGAAAATGCAAGAATTTCTATTTTTTGCCCTGTTTATGATTGAAGCGCGGATTATTATTTAATATGCCCCAGCTTTTGACTGACTGATGTGATTCTTGGTGTGATAACCTGCAGTAAAAAAGGTGTTTATTAAATCTGGCGGATCCACTATTTATAAGTCTGTAATATTGCTTTTGCCCTCCTTTTGATTTCGTTTTTCAGAATATCGGGTTTAATCACCCGAACCTCTCCTCCATAACCCAGCAACCAGCGGCAGATTTCTTCAATACCCCTGACAGTCACCTGATATTTGATTCGATCATTGTCAAATCTTGAGACCTTTTCTCCGGGATGATGCCGACTCATGCCGACAATCCGGGCCGCTTTTCCGCTGAAAACGGCCTCGATTTCCACTGGATCGCCACTGAAAACTCCCCAACTGCCGGCAAAGTATTCGGCCGGGTTAATATCGGGGCGGGGATGAAAGTGTTCATCGGTAACGGAAATTTTCAAAATACGATCTATACGAAATGTTCTCAGCGCCTTGCGTAATTGACAAAAGGCGACAAAATAAAAGGCCTTTTCAATAAAAATCAGGAAATACGGCTCCACCGGACGGGTGATGATACCGCTCTGGATTGAATTGTACGTCAATTCCAGGACCTGATGATTTTCGATTCCTCTTTCCACCGCGGCATAGAATTTATCAGAAAAATTGACGCTCTGGGTTGATTTGATATCAATCCTTGTTTTGGGTCGAGAATATTTCTTTTTTTCTTTGACGGCCGGTGGAAGGCAGGCTTCG harbors:
- a CDS encoding YafY family transcriptional regulator, yielding MAKYDRLLYILNLLRTRRSLNAGRLARECGVTERTVYRDIVALSEANIPIYYDRGYKYASDNFLPPLNFNIDEYLTLITALESSPLYKGGPGYNLIKSIKGKIEACLPPAVKEKKKYSRPKTRIDIKSTQSVNFSDKFYAAVERGIENHQVLELTYNSIQSGIITRPVEPYFLIFIEKAFYFVAFCQLRKALRTFRIDRILKISVTDEHFHPRPDINPAEYFAGSWGVFSGDPVEIEAVFSGKAARIVGMSRHHPGEKVSRFDNDRIKYQVTVRGIEEICRWLLGYGGEVRVIKPDILKNEIKRRAKAILQTYK
- a CDS encoding metal-dependent transcriptional regulator, with translation MPKIVLTSSQEDYLEAILHIEKENGAARTKEISKRLRITYSAVTKALQSLAKKNLVYYKPYGLIRLTPTGKRIANDVVNRHTALKEFLIKVLHVDEDEADDAACKMEHAISKNIINRIIKFVEYVENCPHVNIKWLDEFGYHCKDLDHCDKCSHCDDIPLKDIEKSK
- the galT gene encoding galactose-1-phosphate uridylyltransferase — protein: MPEFRKDPIMGRWVIISTDRGKRPSSFGNLPKHEEPKMCPFCPGNESSTPPEILAYRKNGSEPNKAGWFLRVISNKYPALRVEGKLDREPQGIYDKMNGIGAHEVIIETPDHARDLADLTIDEIKNVLWSYRERTLDLQRDHRFKYILIFKNHGEAAGASLEHTHSQLIATPIIPKKVEEEINGAVRYHNFKERCIFCDIIKQELNDKVRIVSDYGDFVAFEPFASRFPFETWLMPKQHISHLTDIADDNYRYLAEALKDILNRIRIALNNPPFNYILHSAPVGHDYDEVYHWHIEIIPKLTKIAGFEWGSGFYINPTLPEDAADFMRRIDTSQAEELFGVSIHS
- a CDS encoding HTH domain-containing protein, encoding MSKAERLLFIVNLFRTRKKLTLEELQQECGVSKRTVFRDILALSSMNIPIYYDNGYRLARDISLPALNFTEDEQELIGFCLRRSCLCKSPALRLKLRNIELKIISAIPCCKKNNLSVGRILSSEKATAFSPEKDLIIATFLRAMFSNTELMVTLKNKKQIYSGLFAVSLNVESDSWMLVMTNRCQEKTISIPVEKVGHLKVI
- a CDS encoding QueT transporter family protein: MGLLNARDVAYTGLIAALYAVLTIVLAPISYGVYQVRISESLTVLPFIYPPSIIGLFVGCLVANIFGGNGLQDIIFGSLITLAAAYLTYLCSRLKSSKTGMALAPLPPVLLNAFGVAAYLAPITGMSYLFVVQMIGLGELASCYLLGMPLLIYLSTRKGIFSKIR
- the glgA gene encoding glycogen synthase GlgA, whose protein sequence is MGGLKIAFITPEAVPFAKTGGLADVSGALPRAVTKQGHSVKLFMPKYRQITRQYPGLKRLNIELDIPVGRNNFRGRVFVLPDTEGNPEYYFIDNDYFFDREELYRDPATDNDYRDNDERFIFFSRAVLRTLKLLDWRPDILHANDWQSALVPAFLKTEYSLDNFYQGVKSIFTIHNMGYQGKFPAAAFEKTNLDPALFAATGPFEFWGDVNFMKAAIVYSDRITTVSPTYAEEIQNSDEFGKGLQGVLKERSRDIVGIINGVDYTIWSPKRDSQIPHHYFIDNLSGKKKNKLELLHLCNFPLRIEQPLIGVISRLDIQKGFDLLEDIMDDIMSLDLQFVLLGTGDENYHDFFNSIEKKYPDRFKAFLTFDNRLAHLIEAGCDIFLMPSRYEPCGLNQMYSLKYGTVPVVRKTGGLADTVIDFDERNLTGTGFVFEKYDSMELLAAIRKAVQLYSRRRIWHKIVKQGMSRDFSWDNSARRYIELYYKLKD
- a CDS encoding DUF4328 domain-containing protein; the encoded protein is MSQLGMNYNTQEYHYTQDPTLLTKFLKAILWISLGISILSQISDFMQMNLLNSGTISMSEAEANDNRQRIIGILHSVAFIGTGIAFLKWIYRANSNCHGFGAQGIKFIPARSIGYYFMPIINLYRPSGNSVTHRCQQVMLCDMKNNIEMDGQYGEMLDNLRRS